From one Salmo salar chromosome ssa09, Ssal_v3.1, whole genome shotgun sequence genomic stretch:
- the col10a1a gene encoding collagen, type X, alpha 1a, giving the protein MLKMEVRVLSILLLLVALTAVHGSGTYVVKKVIKASPQYQPYSVKSHVVSVAGEPGTPGEPGPEGPPGPPGPAGESAVGQPGPEGPAGPPGPAGYSAPAKPGSPGGPGKPGVPGAAGEKGKVGAAGLQGPRGMPGPAGSPGPAGISSTGIPGPHGLPGAMGPRGETGLKGHPGVPGLSGAKGDRGVGIPGAQGETGAVGPMGPAGQPGAVGVGKLGKPGFPGEAGKSGSPGRDGAAGPIGLPGAKGHTGAPGVGQPGKPGDNGAPGMPGSSGPKGHQGATGATGAPGIPGYGKPGANGQKGERGVVGSSGTTGQKGEPGAHGFTGATGATGPMGPASRQGARGFQGDTGAMGPKGDTGAMGPQGPKGYKGDQGAQGFQGKQGYTGETGPTGARGATGAPGNKGDTGHTGSTGDSGVPGPAGPKGFPGRNGEAGEAGAAGAPGTRGPVGPAGPAGTPGLKGHPGLPGTPGPAGLAVKAIPGPQGPPGLPGSDGQDGGQGPAGLPGPPGPPGEVIFEKSIGMGEIMVPTLVKAPMSAFSVSLASPYPPSGEPIKFDNEVYNAENHYDTTTGKFTCQVPGVYYFSYTIHVNGAHALVALYKNVKPVMFSYDEYNKGFLDQMSGSTVLMLDVNDTVYLQIPDDEANGVFAAENVHCSFSGFLIAST; this is encoded by the exons ATGCTG AAAATGGAAGTAAGAGTATTGagcatcctcctcctcctggtggcCTTGACAGCTGTTCATGGTAGTGGTACATATGTAGTGAAGAAAGTAATAAAGGCCTCCCCCCAATACCAGCCCTACTCTGTGAAGAGCCACG TGGTGTCAGTGGCAGGAGAGCCCGGTACCCCAGGTGAGCCCGGCCCAGAGGGCCCCCCTGGCCCACCTGGCCCTGCAGGGGAAAGCGCTGTGGGACAGCCCGGACCAGAGGGCCCTGCCGGACCACCCGGACCTGCTGGCTATTCCGCACCTGCCAAACCTGGCTCCCCAGGTGGTCCTGGTAAGCCTGGTGTTCCTGGTGCAGCTGGTGAGAAAGGAAAGGTGGGGGCAGCTGGACTTCAGGGTCCCAGGGGCATGCCTGGACCTGCTGGAAGCCCCGGACCTGCTGGGATCTCTTCCACTGGCATACCTGGACCTCACGGTCTGCCTGGAGCAATGGGACCAAGGGGGGAAACAGGTCTTAAGGGACATCCAGGTGTGCCTGGTTTGTCAGGAGCTAAAGGGGACAGAGGAGTGGGTATCCCAGGGGCACAAGGTGAGACAGGGGCTGTGGGACCTATGGGACCAGCTGGGCAGCCTGGAGCAGTCGGTGTTGGAAAGCTAGGCAAGCCAGGATTCCCAGGTGAGGCAGGAAAGTCAGGTAGCCCAGGTAGGGATGGGGCCGCTGGTCCCATTGGATTGCCAGGTGCTAAGGGCCACACTGGGGCTCCTGGTGTAGGTCAGCCCGGAAAACCAGGTGATAATGGGGCTCCAGGTATGCCTGGTTCATCTGGTCCTAAAGGTCATCAGGGAGCAACTGGAGCAACTGGTGCTCCTGGTATCCCTGGATATGGAAAGCCAGGAGCAAATGGACAGAAAGGTGAAAGGGGAGTTGTAGGAAGCTCAGGTACCACAGGTCAGAAGGGTGAGCCAGGAGCACATGGATTCACTGGAGCTACTGGTGCTACTGGGCCCATGGGTCCTGCCAGTCGTCAGGGTGCAAGAGGCTTCCAGGGAGATACTGGGGCAATGGGACCCAAAGGTGACACAGGTGCAATGGGACCCCAGGGACCAAAGGGATATAAGGGAGATCAGGGAGCACAAGGTTTCCAGGGCAAGCAAGGTTATACTGGGGAAACAGGGCCAACTGGTGCCAGGGGAGCCACTGGAGCTCCAGGTAACAAAGGTGACACTGGCCACACAGGTTCAACTGGTGATTCAGGTGTCCCAGGACCTGCCGGGCCCAAAGGTTTCCCAGGGCGCAATGGTGAGGCAGGGGAGGCTGGAGCTGCCGGCGCCCCAGGTACGAGAGGCCCGGTTGGGCCTGCTGGTCCCGCAGGTACACCTGGTCTTAAAGGACACCCAGGTCTCCCTGGCACACCCGGCCCAGCTGGACTGGCCGTTAAGGCAATCCCCGGCCCTCAGGGTCCCCCTGGGCTCCCTGGTAGTGATGGTCAGGATGGTGGCCAAGGCCCTGCTGGACTTCCCGGCCCACCTGGTCCTCCTGGCGAGGTAATTTTCGAGAAGAGCATAGGCATGGGTGAGATTATGGTGCCTACTCTTGTCAAGGCCCCAATGTCTGCTTTCTCTGTTTCCCTGGCTAGTCCTTATCCTCCATCTGGGGAACCCATTAAGTTTGACAATGAGGTGTACAATGCAGAGAatcactatgacactaccactggGAAGTTCACTTGCCAGGTCCCTGGAGTCTACTACTTCTCATACACCATTCACGTGAATGGGGCTCATGCTCTGGTGGCTCTGTACAAGAACGTCAAACCAGTCATGTTCAGCTATGATGAGTACAACAAGGGCTTCTTGGACCAGATGTCCGGTAGCACTGTCCTTATGCTTGATGTGAATGACACAGTCTACCTTCAGATTCCCGATGATGAGGCCAATGGCGTCTTTGCCGCTGAGAACGTCCACTGCTCTTTCTCTGGGTTCCTTATCGCTTCAACGTGA